Genomic DNA from Nymphalis io chromosome 5, ilAglIoxx1.1, whole genome shotgun sequence:
tttataatgaacttGCGATTgaaatagattattaattttacttacttaatataatatatataaggtaacATAGTAAATAAAcgttatgaattaaaaataaaaatgaaacagtaTATATAAGCTGGTGTTTTGAGAGGATGCTGGaagggttttatttaaatagttacagGGCTAAAGCGtcgacattttttattaaacctcATTTGTATTCCGTTCGAATTTTATAAGGATCAAAGGTCTCTTATAGTCCATAAGAGCCTAACGGCgattattatactaaaaattcAGAAATCACATAACCTTGACtcataatttttgaaaatttaataataataaaattatatattctgttTTCTTCGTGGGAAAATAAAATGTCAGTGTTCACgcgatgtttttaaaataagaaaaagatgaaaaaacatttattcTAAACATTGCCGTTTTTCTTACTGACCGTACTGtccgtttaagttttttttatgtaagagtgGGTAAAAGCTTTGAATGCTCAtcgaaatattttctaaattcatgacttattataatatacgatAAATTGTTTGTAACTATACCGGTTTGGATAACTTGCTTGGCTTTGACAAATTTAATGCGACATTTAAATGTATTGCAAATCACAACAATATAAGATTACGAAAATGTTATACGTATACGTTACAAAACTTCATCAGATATGAAAACTCCAACGCAGAACTACCTCAGGTGCTAAACTCTCACAATGAAGAGATGAGGATACAGCAAAGTAAATATAAGCAACTGAAGCAGCAGTTCAAGGAAGCGTCGATGAAGTTAAAAGAGAAAGACATACAGCTGCAACAGCTGAGAGATGACCACCAGCATTTATTAGATTTGAGTAAGGACAGGTAAGTATTTTACGTTAGTAAATTAAGTATTTGCAGTATAATTGTaggttcatattttattttaaataaagattcaaGTTAATTTGTTTTGGACGCCTACTATATGCATGGTCCAACGGTTGTTGGCAAATTACTTAaccttaataattatgtaatgtaagtataaaatactGTAATATAAATAGGAAAGTTCAACTTTTCAGCGAACACATTTAGAATACTATCGGTGCTACCGTGGATCCGGTACAATAATTCGCTTTCAATAATGTCAGTATAGCAATCGATGTAAACACAAACATCTCAAATGCACTACACTGCAACGGCAGCCCAACAGcaatgctttattttattggGCTTGTTGGTCACCGTAATATTTGCTCAATGTAATTGTCTGACAATAATTCTATTGCTAAGAAAATCGTAATAATCATAGGTTGAACAAAGTGTGCACGTTGTTCAACCGTTAGTCACGAAATTTAACCAAcaacataagttttttttgtaaattacactTTGTTTTCTAGAAATCTTCTTGATCGCGAGAAACTGCAAGCCCAAGTAACAGATTTAACAGCGAAAGTCCAGCAACAGAACGAAACTATAAGCATGCTGCAAAGAAGAATAGCGTTAGAGGCTAAGAACTTCAAGCACCAGTTACAAGCTgagataaacaaacataaagacACGAGACACGACTTGGATCTAGCTATCACCAATGCTGATAAGCTGTCCACTATTATAGAGGTAGGAAGCGATAATGTAACTGTAATCGATATGAAGGCACTTTAGATTatgaatactaaatatatacacaGAACAACGATACACATTTTAAACACGAAattgtcccactactgggctaaagctcttatccctttttgaggagaaggttttggagattattccactaGGCTgctcaatgcgggttggtgaaatacacatgtggcagaatttcactgaaattagacatgcaggtttcctcacgatgttttccttcaccgtcatgcatgaggtgaattataatcacaaattaagtacatgaaaattcagtggtgcttgcccaggttcgaacccacgatcatcggttaagattcacgcgctcttaccactgggccatcacggcttcGGCTtcacataataattttacaaaaaagaatCCAATGTTAAGGTACTAACAATCCAAAATGTACAATTTCGCAAAAAGAACCGAAGTGAAATTCAATACTTGCGTTTCGATACGGATAAAGcttgaaatgtatttatttttaaatttagtatatcCCGCATGAAGACCGACGACGCCTTTTTATCATCGAAGTTATAAGTACAATGTCGATgagattttattaaagaatctAACACCTTGTTGCCGATAAAAAGTGTtgtcttaaaaatttaaaaatctgcTTATAACTTCTTTATTCTGAAACATGGTGTCACTTCTAGCAAACAACCAATCTTgatccaaaaatatatttggggTTAATTCTTCTGACTTTGTTTGTGCTTGAAATACAGatcaaataagtttttttttaacaaatcgtTTGATGTCACGCAAGTTTACGTTTTTTTCGAACTTGTTTTAGGGCAAAAACTATACATATAcacaatatacttatttttcatacaaagtaaaaacttaaaaatattcactTTGTAATGCggtctatatttaattatagcttAGAGATCAATGACAATAGAGACTTATGGTAACACTAGTTACTTGATTTTAACTTAACATATAAATGTTAAGTTAAGTTAATACATGCATACatcatatatattactaatatacttCTTAAACTGGGCAGTGAAAATATACTCAGAGAATATTCAGTAAAGGtttttgttttgcttaaaaCCACCTGAACTTTTTACCGTATTTTCATAGAACCCTGTTTTTTCTCCtccatacatatgtatttatgtacgaGAGAAATGTTATCGATTACCTAAAAACCATAATCTTTTTGATATTCCCACTACAGTTCTTAAAACTGAATCTGATTTACGCATATTGACATCTTATGAGTATTATTAGCaatgaatatttttcaaacttataatatttatgattttaatttaattaagtctttttcagataaaagaaaaaatgctCAGCACTGCGGCCAGTAGAGGTGGTAAATCACCGACTAAAGTGCCATCGCTTATGAATTTAGCTCGTCCTGTTAGTAAGACAGGAAAAGAGGCGACACATCGAAATGATGAAAGAGCTAatgtatgaaaatttaattaacaaataatgaaaCTTGGTGTTTTTCATGTTAATATTTTCGTATTCATAAATGAACCACATATATTTTTCGAAATGATAAAGgcagaacatcgtgaggaagtcTGCATGCGtaagatgaaattaaaatgaatataaatgtcTGCCCTGCATTGAGTACTGATTAAactctttaaaattaatcaagagTGGTATTTACTTGGCTTTgtttctaaaattttattaataagaataaatcttaatttattttattttattcttattatataagaaaacctctgttataattttatgttacataatctTTCAGATAATTCAAACGGAACAAAATATTCTTGCCAAGTTATGTGAAAACTCACGTAATGTCAGTAGTTCGTTGTCTCACGAGGAAGACACTAGTTCTTCTACTGAACCACGCTCAAGATACATTTCAAGTCGTTCTTCAACAAGTACTCGTACTACACCTAATCCAATGAGAAAAGGTTCTAAAAGTTCCGATGGAATTATAGAACTTGCAAAAACCGTACAAGACGGCATGGCTGATTTAACAATCATTGACGATAACTTAAAAAATTCTACACCAGAGGAAATGCAAAAGAGAATGGAAGCTATGAAACTGGATCTTATGaacaaaataaagaataacGAAGAACCTTGTTCAAGGAAATCAAGTGCTATAAGGAGAATGTCTACTGAGGAATCGATTGAAGAACAAATTGTTGAAGAAGTTGCAATAGAAAGACCAAAGTCTAGAGGAAGGAGGAATTCTACAGTTTCCTTTTATGATAATTCATATTCTGATACAGGAAACAATTACAGTACTGGCGATGAAGGCGATAAAGTACATCTAAAGCGTGAGATAAGTATCGTTGATAAGAAGACAGCAACAAAACCTATCGAAAAATATTGCAAAGATATTATACAAGATATTGAGAAAAGCAGCAAAGTTATTGATGTTCATATGAAACAATTTAGTCAGTCTAAGTACGCAGGCGACAAATTAGTAGAACAACTCCAAGCTGTGGATAAACTGAATCAGTTCGTAAATGGAAGCGGAGATATTCCAACTGAGACATTAAcagaattgaataataattttaaaatgttaactgAGCAGGTTTTCACTGAAACAGTACCAGTAGCTAGAAAACGTTCTCTCTCCAGTAGAAAAAATTCTCGTATCGAATCTAAAACAAATTTTCTAGGAGACGCTA
This window encodes:
- the LOC126768645 gene encoding filamin-A-interacting protein 1, which produces MSVLSLVPEEKRRDQRNSLESVYSSNSRLNLLNKRKRLNPILDMSNQSINKGDKYVTQRVLSAKTHRVKQLQNQLADAHYHLQELSNENKVLRALQKKQEIALQRYENSNAELPQVLNSHNEEMRIQQSKYKQLKQQFKEASMKLKEKDIQLQQLRDDHQHLLDLSKDRNLLDREKLQAQVTDLTAKVQQQNETISMLQRRIALEAKNFKHQLQAEINKHKDTRHDLDLAITNADKLSTIIEIKEKMLSTAASRGGKSPTKVPSLMNLARPVSKTGKEATHRNDERANIIQTEQNILAKLCENSRNVSSSLSHEEDTSSSTEPRSRYISSRSSTSTRTTPNPMRKGSKSSDGIIELAKTVQDGMADLTIIDDNLKNSTPEEMQKRMEAMKLDLMNKIKNNEEPCSRKSSAIRRMSTEESIEEQIVEEVAIERPKSRGRRNSTVSFYDNSYSDTGNNYSTGDEGDKVHLKREISIVDKKTATKPIEKYCKDIIQDIEKSSKVIDVHMKQFSQSKYAGDKLVEQLQAVDKLNQFVNGSGDIPTETLTELNNNFKMLTEQVFTETVPVARKRSLSSRKNSRIESKTNFLGDANMSNQDLLDDLLGKK